In Euphorbia lathyris chromosome 2, ddEupLath1.1, whole genome shotgun sequence, the sequence CTCCATCAACTTATGCCACATTTTTAAGGAGCAGAATAGGGTGGCGGACCGTCTCGCGGCTGAGGGCCATGGTAGGATGTTGGGTGTCTCAACATTCTCTTCACCTCCTGAGTTCCTGTTTTCTCTCCTTTTGAAGGATTTGGTgagggttagctttcctaggctaatcccggggtaattttgtttgatgttttttctgtttgtcttttctttcatttcctaccaaaaaaaaatgtaaaacgttaagcttaaattcgtattattttgtaaacattaagcctatattggtgctattttgtacgtgatgtctaaattgatactatattataaacgttaagcctaaattgatattatattgtaaacgttaagcctatattggtgctattttgaacgttaacAGCTTGTTTGGATGGAGGTATTTTAAAGTAAGTGAGGGTAAGTGATGGTAGCTAATCTTGTTTGTTTTGAGGTGTAATTGAATATAATAGTAAGTGAGGGTAGGTGAGGTGAAAGTTGGTTGATTTTCTTTACACCCCAAATTGGAGGGTAGGGAGTTGACAGatttttcttttccaaaattaccctctatattttattttaaaataagacATTGTTTGGATATAAAAGTAATTGTGTACATAACTTACCTTAACTTACTTTACCTTACCATCAAACCAAACACAATTACGTTATTAAACCATCACTTACCTTACCTTCCATCCAAACACAACAAATTATTTCATTCATTTCACTTATCTTACCCTACCTTACTTTACTTTAAAATACACTCATCCAAACAAAGTCTAAATCTAAATTACCACTCCCTCAACAACCTTATACCTATTTTGATAtcttatttcaataaataattatttaaatcgCAATGAAATTATTTTATTCCTGATTTTCTCCGCTCTATAAGATTTCATGTCTCTTTAATCTCGTGATTCATTAAAATTCTCATATTTAATAAAACGAAAATCATCATTCATCAAGAAAATGGCAACTTCCTCTCTACAGTGTTCATCATACAAGAAATACGAGATCAGAAGGAGAAATCCAGATCCAAAAAACTCTGTTCTGTTAGTAATCGATATGCAAAACTATTTTTCCTCCATGGCCACACCTATTCTCCCTAACCTCCTTACTACCATCCAACTCTGTAGGGGCGCCTCCGTCCCTGTCATCTTCACGCGCCACTGCCACAAGTCTCCGGCCGACTATGGGATGCTCGCGGAGTGGTGGAACAATGACTTGGTTGTAGATGGCACGGTTGATTCCCAGCTCATACCGGATATTGAAAGAGTGGCCGGGAAAGATGAGGTGGTGGAGAAGAGCACGTATAGCGCGTTTGTTAACACGGGCCTTGAGGAGCGATTGAAGGAGATGGGTGTGGAGGAGGTAATTGTGACAGGTGTTATGACTAATCTGTGCTGTGAAACGACGGCGCGTGACGCGTTTCTGAGGGGATTTAGGGTTTTCTTTTCAACAGATGCCACTTCTACGTCAGACTTGGAATTGCACGATGCCACGTTGAAGAATTTGAGCTACGGGTTTGCTTACTTGGTCGATTGCAAAAGGATCCAAGAAGAGTTTAACTagagtttgattttttttctttacgcTAGAGTTTGTATTTCTAAATTTTATCTTTGAAGTTTTTTTTGGTGAAATTTTATCTTTGAAGTTAATTACAAAGTAGAATATTATTGATATTTATTAGTCAATGAATATGAGTAGGGATATCCGAGTAAATGATATTATAATAATGGTGCATGCTATCgttattttgtttttgcttaatacatcattcaTCATTCGTTTcttgaatttgttcaaaaagtttAATTGGTCTCTTGAACTTTTAGAGTGTCTCAATAGCtcctttaatttatataaaatatccaGTAAGTCAtttaaatttacgtaaaatgtaattaattgattactcACTTTCTacaaaagtaagttaaatgataaagatttattgcacgagtcttaaaaaaataaaacgtctAAAATCGGAAtatacggttctaatattaAAGATAACAAGTTGTATAATAgagcaagcaataacttcatttttaatctattttttaattatgtaataacattataaGGGAGTGTTTGATTCGCTAAATTTAAGTTATGGAATAAGAATGAGAGTTAATTATTCCAGTTGTTATTGTTTGTTTAATCAAATATAATTTGGGAATGATAATCTCATTCCCCACCTATGAGAAAAATTGATTCCCTCGTTTCTCCATCTTAATCAAATTTCCATTCCCATTCCTGATTGatttattataaattaaaaaaaataaaaacaaatattacaTTCCACAACTttgtttcttttcctttttttttctttttgtgaaaaaCCCACCCACGTTTTGGAATGGTTATTTTTCAAAGTTATgcttatttttttgtttttttcaaatGGTTTTTTTTTCTGGATAAGTAAATGatgattattatatttatatattactatatctatattatataccaatgtttatttttctttgaaTCTATAataccattttttatttataataatactAAAAGAATAATCAGTAAAAAAaccattaattttattttaatatattaaattttttacacTAATagatgatttaatattttttatatttatttttaattgatattataataacaattatttataaaatttatttttaacaatTATTGTATTCATTCCGATTCCGATCATTATAGAACCAAACAGTTTCAAAGAGAATCTCATTCCGATTCCAGATTaaaccaaacataataaatcaatAGTTATTTCGATTCTGATTCCGCCAGATTCCGTTTCCGATTCCGAAATTTaaaccaaacaccccttaagatgcgtggaatacatcttccgtacttaacttacttttttttacgaccgagtgatcaattgattacattttatgcaagtttaggaggctaactgaatattttatgcaagttgaagggACTATcaggatactttgaaagttcaggaggcaaatcAAGCTTTTTGGTCAAATTTAGGggggcaaataatgtattaagccttttgttttttataaagtaaTCATTACTTGTTTTTTTTACCATTAGATGATGAGATGAAAAATTAATTCAAtgatggaaaaaaaataaagtcaTCTTCTAATGGTGGAAAAAGAAAAGTAATGTTATGctgtagaattttttttttaagtatgaTCTCTTCTCTTAGttgtttatttctatttcttaCTTAGTTCTTATTCTAAATGTTATGctgtagaattttttttaggtcAGAAAGTTTGTTTTTAAATCAGAAAGTTTGTTTCTTTCTAACTTTTCTGTCCAAATTTTGTAGGTTGTTTATCATGAGCATTAGTAATTCTAATGCATCCAAAACTACAAAAAGAACTGATCCTTATTGGAAGTATGTGAAACAAGTCAAGACGGGGAATTCAAATGATCTAATGTGtaatttttgtgattttatctCAAAAGGGGGATATGTAGAGCTAAGCATCATATTGTTGGAGAAAACACTAATATCAAGAAGTGTGATAGATGTCCACCGCATGTACGCCAAGAACTTCGAGATTATATGATATTAAAGAAGGCAAGTAAGGTTGTTGATGTTGATTTTACTAATTTAGATAGTTTAGGGATGATGAGACTGAGGTTGATGATCTTGGAGAGCCTAATAGTGTAAGTATTAAATCAATGTGTAGGGAAAAAAACCAAAGTTAAAGGGTCCAATGGATGTTTTTTTACTCCTGATGCTGAAAAAGCCCTCAAAGATAGAAAGTTGAGGCAAACCACTATTAATGAAACATGTAAAAAAGAGCTTTGAGGGAAAGCTTGTGCGGATATAGCTAGGTGGATGTATGTGCGGCAATTCCTTTTAATGTCGTAACTTATCCTAGTTTTGCTGTGATGCTTGAGTTTGTTGGACAATATGAAGTTGGAATCAAGCCGCCTAGCATTCATGAAGTTCGAGTCCCTCTTTTGAAACAAGAAGTTAAGAAAGTGAAGCTTGAAATGAGATCATATGAAGAAGAATGGGAGAAGCATGGATGCTCAATTATGGCAGATGGTTGGACAGACAAGAGGCAAAGAACTTTGATTAATTTCTTAGTTAATTCGCATAAAGGGACTGTTTTTATTGAATTTGTTGATGCTTCTGATTATTCAAAGACCGACGAGAAATTATATGAATTATTTGACCGGATGGTGCTCAAAGTTAGGGAGAATAATGTGTTTCAGTTTATTACTGACAGTGCATCATCAAATGTGCTTGCAGgtactattattattaattcTTATTTACACTTTAATAGTTTGTAACCTTTTATTAATTGTTATTATCTTTTTTACATGAAAGCTTTTGGAGGTAAAGAGGCTAAACTTGTTTTGGAATCCATGTGCAGCTCATTGTATTGATTTGATATTGGAAGATATCGGCAAGTTGGAGGTTGTTAGTAAAACGGTGAAGAAAGCCATTAAGTTGAATGGTTATATTTATACACGTCCCGGGTTGTAAATTTATTGAGAAGTTTCATTGGGCACCTAGAGCTTGTACGACCTGGTATCACAAGATTTGCCACTGCTTATCTCACGCTTCAACGTATGCATAGGTTGAAGGCTAATTTGCGAAGAATGTTTTTATCTGATGAGTGGACCAAGAGTAAGTGAACAAAAGAAGTTGGTGCAAAAAATGTGTCGGGATATGTCTTGAGCGTACACTTTTGAAAAAATGTTTTATATATCTTGAAGATATTTGGCCCTTTAGTCTGTGTACTCTGATTGGTGGATGGTGAGAAAAAGCCACCCATGGGATATATCTATAAGGCTATGGACAGGGCTAAAGAGGCAATAGCAAAAGCCTTCGACCATAAGCTAgctttttatcaaaatatctATGATATCATTGATGATAGATGTGATAGGCAACTCCACCAACCACTACATGCAGCTGGATTCCTTTTAAATCCAGAATTCTTTGGTGcacccgatgtaaatggtgaGATTAAAAAAGGCTATCTGAAAGCGTTGTAAAAATTGGTAGAAAGTAAAGACGAACAAGACAAGATCGGTGAGCAACTGATTTTGTATCAAAATTCTAGTAGTGATCTATTCAAAATTTAGATGGCAATTAGGCATAGAGAGACAATGAGCCCAAGTATATAAGTTCATAAACATTTACATCttcatatttattatttaacaaCTTGATTGCATTTTAATACTTGTATGtaattttctttctttagttgcATGGTGGGAGACATATGAATCATGTACTCCACAATTACAAAAATTTGCAATGAAAGTGTTTACTCTCACTTGTAGTGCATCCGGTTGTCAGCGAAATTGGAGTATTTTTTAGCATGTAAGTTTtataaatataactttttcacttaTTTGATCATaagttttatttaggttttgacATAGTTCAAAGGATCATAAAagtgttgtttgttttttttaattattgttttgtaggttcatagcaaaaaaaaaaaaaaaatcaactagcTCAAACACGCATGAATGACTTGGTTTATATCAAGTATAATCGAGCGTTGAAACGTTGATTTGATGAACGAGATCGCATTGATCCTATTTCTTTAAAAGATATCGATGATAGTAATGAGTGGTTGACGGGTACAATAGAAGGAGATGATggtaatgatgatgatgatttagTATCTGACAATGATGGGATGAGATAGTATTTAGTCACAGATACTCTTGGAGTGGAAGAAGATGCCTATAGAACTAGGGCAAAAGGTAAAAGTGTTGTGTCTACTACTAGGTCTACACAGACATATGTGAGCCACATCTCGGGCAAGAAAAGTCAATCCTCCTCTAGTTAGTAGAGATGAGGAGGAAGAAAATGATGATGAGGAGGAGGATGGGGATGAATATAAAGATGAAGAATacaaggatgaagaagaggaaaacaTCAATGATGAGATGGAGTTTGATGATAGGATTTGGATTGATTATGGTGTTCATTTGATATGTTATTAggaattaggttttattttGGAATTAGATGTTATTAGGATTAGgagttttttttgtgtgttttacaACTTTAGACTTAAATTAGTAGATTTgagttattaatattaatgattttatttttttggtgttttctaatttttttgtcgCCTTACGTGCGAAAGGCGGTCGCCTCGCCTCAAAGCGGTATTTTGCCCTTACCACCTCAGCTCGCCTTTCACCTTTTGCAACTATGCTTTCAACATATAGTGATAAGGAGATGGAAGAGGTTGTAGCTGTCGATCCTAAACATACTAGAAGGGAGGGGGAGTACTTGAGTAATACAAAAACTGTACCGAACAGTAAAAAATGGTCAAGTAGCGGGTTCTGACAATCAGACCCGTGAAAACTCACGAGTTGCTTAAGCTGGAACTATTGTGGATTAGGCAATCCACGTATAGTAAATGTCTTATGGGACTTGGTTCGTGCCCACCCACCTTTGATCCTATTTCTCATGGAAACAAAGGTTAAAATGGAAAAGATTAAAAGAATTAGTACACAATTGGGATTTCCCAATTTCGTTAATGTGGATAGTCGAGGTCAACGCGGTGGTTTAGCAATGCTATgaaaaaatacaatttcactTCAGGTTACATCTTCATCTCTGAACTTTATTGATGCGCAAATCTCTATGCCTCATCTTCCAACATGGCATTTAACGTGCTTTTATGGATTCTCGGATAGAAATAAAAGATGTGAATCTTGGGATTTACTTTGACCTTTAAACATAAATTCAGTCCAAGCCTAGTGTTGCatcggggattttaatgatctCCTCTCATTCGATGAAAagcggggggggggggtaatTATCAACAAAATTGGATAATGGAAGGATTCAAAAGTGTTGTAACGGACTGTCAATTATCAAGTATGCCTATGTATGGACACCCGTACACATGGGAAGTCGGGAGGGGTACGTCTCGCTGGATTGAGGAACAATTAGATCGTGTGTTGCATAATTCAACTTGGAGGATACAGTTTGCAGACTCGAAACTACATAATCTAGCCACGGTATGTTCCGATCACTCGGCATTCACTCGGAAGTTCATCGAAACAACGATCAGGAAGTCAATCAACCAGCAGGACCCCAGCCCTAACCAGACCCTCAATACATAATCTAGACAGGGGAGGAATCTCGGAGGCTCACCCAGAACTTAACAGACGTGCAAAAAATAGATGAACAACGCAAAAGCCGAACACGAAGCAGAGATAGCCGACCTTCGGCAACAGTTACGAAGggtgaaagaagaaaaacatgtCCGAACCAAAGAATCAAGTAGGGAATCTACTAAAATGTCTTGAGCTTCCCAAAGTCCGCCTCCAAGGCAAAGGCATTCCAAATCGTGTAGTCCTTGGGACACCGTCCTAGGAAAAATGGCGCAAAggataaagaaaaggaaaggccTCGGGGGCAAGGCAAACATTGTTCTTCTTTAAACAACGGTGGTAAAAACCACCATAGGAGACCCGAGCCGAAGAAGACGAGGGCCAAAGAAGGTACGCCGCTCAGCAAAGAGGACATACTGGAGCTATTGGAGAAAAATTCTTTGCGGAAATTTACCGATACGAACACGCCATTATCGAAAGAAATTCAGCGGCAACCCATGCCTCTATGATTCCACGTCCCAACGTTCAGACAATATGGAGGACTAGACGACCCCATTACCCACGTAAAAAACTTCCGACGAATAATGGAAGAAACTGCAGGCACCGATGTCGTGTTGTGCCATATTTTTTCCACTACCTTGAAGGAATCGATAACCTTTTCGTATGAGCAGCTCCTACCCGAGTCAATCCATAACTTCAATCAAATAGCGGAATCCTTTATTGGCATTGACTCAACAAACATATGCAACAAAGTCCTCGATCGATTCAATATGCAAAATTTCAAGAACATTGATGGCCAAATGTCAAAGGATAATCCTTAGCACTATCATGTGTCCTAAAACACAACAAAAGATCAAACATATAAAAAATGTTTCCTATGTTAGTGTTGTAGGCAGTCTAATTTACGCTACATTGTGTATAGGACACCAATATTTATCGTGTCGTTGGGATGCTGATTAGATTCATGAGTGGATTGAATGTTACTATCTCAAATGCTCCTGTAGTAATTAATAGTCAATCTGTTGTTGCTTTTTGCTAAAGATCATATATTTTTTAGCAAATAGAAGTATATAAAGattaagtatcattttgttAGAGATTAAATTAGAAATCTAATTTAAGCAATTTGAAATTCTTAACCACTAAAACCAACCTTAATTGATATTCATAATCTCTtattatcatattttttttgaaactgagATGAATAATATTAATCAGAAAGATTCAGTACAGAGCTAAGAAAAGGGGCGGGTAACAAAAGCCATTCTCCCCTATTGGTAAAGCTAGATACTGCCCGTGCAAGGGCGTGAGCCTTCGAATTGTGTATTCTACGAATAAAACAAACAGAACATTGAGGGATTTCCTTTAACATAGAGATGCAGTCCTGAATGATGAGGAAGAACAGGGACGTAGTGCTAGCGACCTGTTGGATAGCCAACACCACTGCCTGTGCATCCATTTCGATAAGAACTCTGTGCCAACTACGAGCCTTGACCCATGATAGAGCCTCATGTAATGTGATTGCCTCCGCCATCGTAGCGTCCACCTCGCCATTGAT encodes:
- the LOC136220699 gene encoding nicotinamidase 2-like encodes the protein MATSSLQCSSYKKYEIRRRNPDPKNSVLLVIDMQNYFSSMATPILPNLLTTIQLCRGASVPVIFTRHCHKSPADYGMLAEWWNNDLVVDGTVDSQLIPDIERVAGKDEVVEKSTYSAFVNTGLEERLKEMGVEEVIVTGVMTNLCCETTARDAFLRGFRVFFSTDATSTSDLELHDATLKNLSYGFAYLVDCKRIQEEFN